In Hyperolius riggenbachi isolate aHypRig1 chromosome 10, aHypRig1.pri, whole genome shotgun sequence, a genomic segment contains:
- the VSIR gene encoding V-type immunoglobulin domain-containing suppressor of T-cell activation isoform X3, translating into MDQHVKYVCPEGQNVNLTCPSREHINHHHEHLAVLWIFSKTRNPDCSGENRHHKDHKPVHSPKSKILLNITNVESGSYCCFLYKASKKHLVPETYNYRELHVKTDDPNLKTCLTLTIGNDSDGTTAAALAIVACIVGILCMPLILVLVYKQRKAVTARRAQELVRMDSEAQGIDNPVFDDPPVGNPEQRPRLVFMSSRQQSDSGRHLLSEPNTPLSPPGPNDCFFPSLEPVPDSPDPV; encoded by the exons ATGGACCAGCATGTAAAGTATGTTTGCCCAGAAGGGCAGAATGTAAACCTCACCTGCCCCAGCAGAGAACACATCAATCATCACCACGAGCACTTAGCTGTTCTTTGGATTTTCAGCAAGACCCGAAATCCAGACTGCTCGGGAGAGAACAGGCATCACAAAGACCACAAACCAGTCCATTCCCCCAAAAGTAAAATTCTGTTGAATATTACTAACGTGGAAAGCGGCAGCTATTGCTGTTTTCTGTACAAGGCTTCTAAGAAACATTTGGTACCAGAAACATACAATTATCGAGAGCTTCATGTAAAAACAG ATGATCCAAATCTCAAGACGTGTTTAACGTTGACAATTGGCAATGACAGTGATG GCACAACAGCAGCGGCACTGGCAATCGTAGCCTGTATTGTTGGAATCCTATGTATGCCACTCATACTAGTTCTAGTGTACAAACAAAGAAAAGCAGTGACTGCTAGAA GAGCGCAGGAGTTAGTGAGAATGGACAG TGAAGCACAAGGGATTGATAATCCCGTCTTTGATGATCCTCCTGTTGGAAATCCAGAACAGAGGCCCCGGCTTGTTTTCATGTCCAGCCGCCAGCAGTCAGACTCGGGTCGGCACCTGCTCTCCGAACCAAACACCCCTCTCTCTCCGCCTGGACCAAATGATTGCTTCTTCCCATCGCTTG